The window aattcgtgagaccgtttcacaagagacctactcataaatGAAAATAGGATTGAAGATTTTTcacattttagaaaaaaaaaatcatcaataaattatataaagaggatataattataattttaattgaaattttagCAAATCAATAAAAAGTTAGATAATCTAAAAGCTTCAACTTTAGTTAAATCGTAAGATCAATTTTGATATCAAGCATTAGACTCACTCTGCTTTTTGCGTGTATGATTCAAGTTCGAGTTCTTCTCATCTCATAAATTAGGATctcaaaaaaaaagaagtatgattaactttaattaaaaaaatatagaaggttatatatacaaaaacccttaatataacaaaaaaaattttacttgCCTAATTAGTTGAGATCCTCACCAAGTAAATGCTTGCAAGCTCACCCAATGGATCCATTCGAATTTTATGTAGAATGTACATGATAAGCATATTTCTTGATACAATTAATTATGTACATGATAAGCATATTTCCTGAGCCAAGCACTCAAACACACTAGACAAATCAACATCTCATCCCTCGTTCCCGCTTTCCTCTTCATGTTCTCGTTCTGCGTAAACTGTATGTGGTTCTGTGTAATCTGTCGATAAAATTCAGGTACTACTTCATTTCGCCGTCGTGGTGATTTGTGCCACTGTCGCGACAGTCTGCCCGTTATATTGTGGGAAAAAGTCTTCCATTTTGATCCTCGAAAAAGATGACAGAtctgttttaaagaaactgtacTTGTTACATCTAATAACATACTTCTTTTGTTCCGTATTTTGTCTTTACATACACGACTTTATTGACGGTGCTTTGTCTTTTCGCTATTAGCAAATTGGCTAACAGAAAATATCCAGCAAAGCCAGGAAACTGAGGTGAGTTTTGGGAAAAGGTATTCCGGGAAGACGTAGTAAGCAAAGCTGTAGATAAAGGCGACCAGGAAGAATTGGTTTCACGTCAATCCACCCTTAGCTCTCTCTTCTTTCTCATGAAGTGCGAATGATTACAAACCACCTCAATTATCTGAAATTGTTGAACACAGCAAATTTATAACATCTCTTAATGTAGTTTTTACACTGTTTAATCGATTAGAAAATGATGGTAAAAAACATCGATCAAACAAAAAGTAGAATATATTAAGTTTAAGAAAGAATTTTTTcgtataaaaattcaaaaagaaacttatattttttttcgtTATTTATTATCATCAGACACAACTTGCATTAGAGTAACACAAACCGACGGCTTAAGTTttataattgataaaaaaaacttatgtgataatgtctcacgagtcaatttatctcaaaattatttctttttattataaatatctaCATTATATTGATTGGTAAAATAATCTTTTACcttgatttaatatttttcattattggttttatgttttgcatattttagaaacaaaaaattatttggttatatttatcaaaatcttaACATTTTCCtatttatcttttaatttaattttttgaaaataatagtaaCAGGCCTTCTGGGCCTACGGGGCCATGTTTTAGCTCGAATTTCCGGTCCAATCTAAATTTTGGATCATAGCCTGTCAGATATGGCCCACTTTCACACTAACAAACAGTGTATACTAACTCCGGGGAAAAAATAAACCCAAGTTCTTTTGTGGAAACGAAGCTAAGAGACGAATAACCCCTCGACACCCTTTCAATTCTCCGATCAATCCGATACCAATTCGTGACAATCATGGTGCTTGAGGTCTGTTTCGAGATTTTCGTACTTGTATTTTCTTCTTCTTAGGATTAGGGTTTCATTGTGTTTCCATTTGTTTGCTTACCGCCTTTTTCTGTAAAAAAATAGGCGACGATGATCTGCATCGATAATTCTGAGTGGATGCGCAACGGTGATTACTCTCCCAATCGATTTCAAGCTCAAGCCGACGCCGTTAATCTGATTTGTGGAGCTAAGACTCAGGTATTTATTAACAAAATTTCACTGATTTCGGTTTGAATATCTACCCCCTTTTTATTTTCGTGTGACTGGGGATCCTATTTTATTGTGCCCCTACTACTTGTTAATTCAAGCGCTATTTATTAGATAGTTGTGGTACGTTTTATTAAGTGGTTTAACTGTATTGTAGTCCAATCCGGAGAACACCGTCGGGATATTAACGATGGCAGGAAAAGGGGTTCGAGTATTAGTCACTCCGACTAGTGATCTCGGAAAAATCTTGGCTTGCATGCACGGTCAGCTTGCATTATTGTATTTACAGTTTTGAACATCTTCGTGTATATTTTCTAGTTTATTTTTTTGCGCTCCATGACTAAGGTGTGGATTATTAGAAGCTAAGAGTTCTAAGGCACTTACCCCAAAAAGGAAATGGGTTTGGTTGGTCATGGCCGATAAATTAGCTTGGTAGTGGTGTAGTTCGATTCTCAAGGATTAATGTTTGGACTTTGGGTTTGAGTTTACATTTGATGCatgaatgtttttttaaaaaaattgagattgTGTTAATATCTTTTCTGTGATTGCCAATTGACGCATTATTGGGAATCGATGGACATTGTTCTTTTCTGTTTTAGGCTTAGAAATCGGTGGTGAGATGAACTTGACTGCTGGGATCCAGGTGGCGCAATTGGCTCTCAAGCATCGACAAAACAAGAAGCAACAACTAAGGATAATCGTGTTTGCGGGAAGGTATAACTCAACCATTATGTACTTTGAGGTCctctttttgtcttttttttttcatttcaactttttattttgttaattccTGTGTTTTTAGTCCTGTTAAATATGACAAGAAAGTGTTAGAGTTGATTGgaagaaaattgaaaaagaaCAGTGTATCTCTCgatattataaattttggtGAAGAAGATGGCGAAAAGGCTGAGAAGCTTGAGGCATTACTTTCGGCAGTTAATAATAATGATAGCAGTCATATTGTTCACGTTCCTCCTGGTCCAAGTGCTCTTTCTGATGTGCTGATCAGGTGATTTGAGATGCTATCTCtgtcaattaaaatttaatgtacTTTCTTATTTTTGACATTATTTCTGTCTTTCAGTACCCCTATCTTCACCGGTGATGGAGAAGGGGGCAGTGGTTTTGCGGCTGCAGCAGCTGCAGTTGCAGCTGGTGGAGTAACTGGCTTTGACTTCGGTGTGGATCCAAACCTGGATCCTGAACTTGCTCTTGCTCTTCGAGTTTCAATGGAAGAAGAGAGGGCAAGGCAAGAAGCTGCTGCAAAGAAGGCTGCCGAAGAAGCTGCAAAACAGGATGTAGGAGAACAGCAGCCCAATTCACAAGATGTAACCATGGCTGAAACTGTAGACGCAGGAACCACTGTGCCTGAAAACAAGACACGCGATCTAATGGTTGGAATCTCTGGCGATAACTCATTTTTAACAtctttaaaaatgaataaatttatgAAATCAAACTATAACAAGCTCTATTCTTCAAATGTTTCTTATTTGAATTGGTACTCATGATCatggaaattatttgtttgctTCTTGAAGTGTTATTGCTTAGCTTTGTCCAAAACAGATTGGAATATTAGTTAAAATAGTTCGTGGAATATGAAAACTGGAACTAAATCTCGCTCAAATTTGGTGTATATTCCAACATGAGGCACTTGATCTAATGCACACTCTTTCTTTGGTACACATGGCTATTAGATACTTGTTTCCAAAGAACTCTCAAGTGAGGTTCTCTGACCGGGTCCGCCTTTTCATAATAGATCGAATTGTTGGgatttatttaacaaaaattgttattttattggTTCATTATTACGGAGATGATGCTACTGTTGCCTGATTTTGGCAATAAGTTCCATTAAGTTTAAACTACTATTGGTTCTATGCTTCTGCTATCATATGCAACTGCATCTCAATATTATGTTTTTGATCCTGTGGACAAATTGAAGTGGGAAAACTTTAAATTAGTCTGCCTTATAAAAAACAACAAAGAATTTAGCAAACGGGCTCACAAATATTTTGAACTCTTTATGACTTATGGAATTTgtcatttatttgaaatttgggATGCACAGGTAAAGGAATTCTCTTTATGTACTTTTTGTTAGGGGGTTGAGAGTATTGCTGCAGTTTGTGAAACAAACATCAGAAGAGATTTTTTTGATgcccaagaaaactgctcaTGGCCAGTCTCATTTATGTGAATCACAGCATCTGGAGCTCAAACTTCAGTTTAcaatgttaatttttatttccttttttcACTAAAACTGTTTGGATGTTTGAGTTGCTGAACAATGAACTTTTCCATATTGGTCTACTTATGCATGAGCACTATGGGCGATTGACTGGGTGTAACACGTGATTGTGAGTCATTTACAGGATGATGATAATGCGCTGTTGCATCAGGCCCTAGAAATGTCCATGGACGATTCTTCCTCTGTTGTCGCTGTTCGTGATACCGACATGTCAGATGCATCTGCTGATGATCATGATCTGCAACTTGGTGAGAATTTGTGTTGTCTTGGTAATTTCCCTATTTGATTTGTTTAGCTTGCTGAATTTTTTCCCTGTTATTCCTTTTCTGTTTAGAACATATTTGGTATTTTCTTTCTTCTGTTTTATAATTTGCATGGGATAGTGAGACATTTGGTGGTCTATATTTTAGGTTTTGTgccacattttcttaatttaaacCTTAGAAGTGTTGCCTCTTTGCTAAGTCTGAAAAACCTGTTGAGGCTCAGAGTGACTATAGGTTTTACTTCTAATTTTACTTCTAATCTTACGTTTATATATCACTACAAAAGAGAGAGAAGAGACGATGGTCTAAAGTATGCTTAGTTCATGTTGTGTGGTTGCGATATTTCTGTTCCCAGGTCGAATGACAATGCATTGAAGGATTCGTAGTTCAGGTTCAGTTTAATTGAGTGTTCATTGAGAGATCATTGTCTTTTTTTGAATCATGGTTTGAGACCCTTTTGAGTAGAAAActggaaaattttcaacatGTATAACATCCAAAAGAATTCTGTTGCACcgcaatatgatttaattttcccaGTGACTACTTTACCTTGACAACTGTCAATTTTCATTATCACTCTATGGGGCTTGGCGTTGCCTTTTTAGAGAATAATCCTGAAAATCATGGAATTATCCTCATAAATTTGTCTTTGAAGAGAATTGGAGATATGAAGCTACGAAAGTAGCATTAAACACTCAAATAACATGGAATTCAATTTTGAATTAACCATTTTCCAATTTTGTTTCTGTTTTATGCATTTCACGTGAACAACCTCCACTCGAAcagttttttttgtttcttcgaGGGTTTTGTTCCTTCTTATTATTTCAATGGAGGTTTGTTGGCTATTTTGTTCGATTGCTTGGTCAGACATTTATAGAATTGTTGGATCTGAATCTGATGTATCAAGCATTTTTCTAGGTGATCGTTGTTGTTATGCTGTATTTCTGTGCTCAATGTTCTGCCTCTCTTTGGGCAAAGTTTATTCATTCCTTCTATTATAATGGGGCTTATTTGAAGTTTTATGCCTCtggctatttttttttttatattttccttGTCAATGTTCTTGTAGCCCTCCAATTGTCTGTGCAAGACAGCACAGCTGATCAAACAAACCAAACAGATGTGAATAAGCTGCTTGGAGATCAATCGTTCATGTCCTCTATCCTTGCCTCTGTAAGTCTTTTATGACAAACTACAGTTTCAGTCCGCAGATTTAATGAATTCTTAATCTAGTAGATGAAATGAACTAGAAATGAACCACAACTCATTGTTTGTTTCACGACCTTCCTGTCTTAACAGCTTCCGGGAGTTGATCCAAATGATCCCCATGTCAAAGATTTACTTGCTTCCATGCAGAGTCAGTCTGAGGTGAGTTTGATGATTGATATTGGCAAAAACTAATGAAATCTAGATTGAAATTTATGTGGTGGTTTCATCATCAACTTAAAAGTCTCTTGGTATTGGTTGCTGCAGCCATGTGTATATTTGTGACCTATTTTAACAGTTAGAGTAGATGGATGATGAGGTggtcaaagaaaattttttgggataataataataataataatttacagATAAAATCCCAGTCTAATTTTTTGGAAGTCTACGCCGCAAGAATTAGATTTTAGTGCAAACTTTTCATGGTCCTGTTCGGTACAGTTTGTATTAGTCCTGTACCATAACATCTATATATTCTTggaaaattttccattttttccTGTTTGGTTTCTCATGTGCAATCCTTTTTCTTTCATTGGGATTTCAATGGAACATATGTAGTTGAAGGATGCTAAGACTGAGTTTTCTTTGCTTAGCTTTGGTGTTCTATAACTTATTTATTCACGGGACATAATGTTAAGTATACTAAAAAATCATACCATGAAAATGTGTTTTGAACAAAGAATACATGAAATCCAGTATAaatactttttaattattattattatgaaattaATATGCAGCTTTTCTAATGCACATTTTTGTGTCCTCgatcttttaataataatatcttaCTCCTGTAGATCAAGGATGAAGACAAGGAACCAAAAGAAGATGAAAAGAAGTGAAGATGCCACACTTGATATCCACCATCTGGTATAGTTCCAAGCATCTCTGCCTGTCCTTTTATAATTGATTTGTACCAAAACGAGCTATCGTGATTAGTAGAGGAAAAACTCTTGGCAACCTTTATATGTTTCTATATGTTCCCTATCCTTTCACAATCATTTGATGCTTTTTTTTGTATCATCCTGCAACGTATTGTCAGATTAATCTATTAAACAGATGGGAACTTTTCTTCTCTGCTTGAACAATTCTTGAACAATCTATGTCGGAGGGGAGTGATGATAAATTCGGTACTGATTCCGAATTAACTAATCAATTCGGACGCTGAATTACTGtcttttgtttattttcttgatttcgaTGGCTAGCTTCTCAGTTTCCTCCTTTGCTTATTTTAGGATGGTGTGAAGTATCGTTTATTGGTTATGGTATTATAGCGCTACTGTACATGTACATGTGTTGGAAATATTCAAGGTAGAGTTCATTCTCTTATTTTACATAGGATgtcatgcatttaaaaaaaatatatttatgtaactATTATTATAATGTCTGGTTCTCTTATTTTTTCTAATACTCGATTCAAACGTTTAATGAAACCAAGATATGAAGTTTTTATTCGTCACAAATGGTATATGTTATATTACATGTTGTAAATCATATGTGCACCATGTAAATTtaggaaattgatttttatttataaaaagagGTAGTcgtaataatttaaattttaaatgctgTATACACATGATGAGTTAGATTTACGTTTAAGTACCCTGAGAGCTATGAACTTTTTGGTGGTATAGATTCATGTAAAGATTTATAATTGTTTagttattttaaacaaaaaaaagtaaaattggTTGTAGGTGTATCACTATctatagatatatattttttatatagaaaactaatattgtaaatttttggTGGTGTGTGAATCACTATctatagatatatattttttatatagaaaACTAATATTGTAAAAACTTACGCGGTgactaatattaaaaaaaatgagtaaATTATTTGTGAGACTTTCTCATGGATGATTGATAAGAACGATTtatattaaaagtaatattttgacataaaatataatttttttccatgAGTCGGTTCGGATTCACAATAGCTTTCTTATAAAacgatattatttttataaaaatatgcaTGTATGAATATATATTGCTAACATTTTGAAATAATTGTGCATAGTTTGAGGATATTaatcttataataattttttatattaaaaactatataatcatttaaaaattcaaaagttagaataaatattaacgaaaataaataaaaatcttagTTTCATGTGCAATATTGAAACggaattatattatttatgctTAATACCTTGACAATTCAATTACCAAAATTGAGGAACTTAACAGTGCTGATTTGtcatttgttttcatttctatGTTATCTAGGATAAAAAAAACGTAAATATAATTGACTTGAATaatattcttttgtatttttttaaaaattcaaccaATAAATTAACACAATTGTCAATTGACTTCGAAGTTAATCGACTATACCATACGtggtaaatattaaattaaatacctTAATGGATGAAAtactaatttttatttaacaaataaTAAGTTAAAAATCAGGATTAACNCTCATAATCAAATAATGTGGATTTGTAATAAAGTTGaagaataattaaaaaaagaattaaggtacataatttttattaagtatTAACAAATGCTCACCTTAACTTTTGTGGTACTACCTATTTTTCTGCAGATTCATGAACCCAAAAAGATATGCTTTATAGGATATTCGTCTTCCTGAATACTTTGCTTTAATGTCCATTTTCAATCATATTATTAGCAGTGTAGGGTACATTGTCCGTccgtatttttttaattatacatCTGCAtgagtaatttatttttatcgaaTAAGGACAATGGGTAACATAACAAAGAATAATAATTATAGTTATAAAAGAAGCTTTTTTTCTGCAAAATGCCccaatttatctttttttttttccctgcaAATGCTCCCAcgggtattttttttaacctcgatcaactttttttttaaaaaatgacattTTCAAATGTATTTAACTCCTCAAGCCATGTTTCCAcacaattattaattaaaatcacGAGACTTTGAACGATGAATAGATTCTCAATTGTCTTTTCGCgaacatatttatatatctaacatacatataaatataccacttcaattgtgaatttcttTATATGTCtttgttcatttaagttggtcaattaaattattaagttatcttaagggtttttttgtaattcattttccatcttaaatgaatttggacattatTACACATTCCTctttttttcctaattttatacccaaaaaattatttatttaaatttccttgttcatttaaattagcaaattaaattaatgtctttttaaggatttttgtgatttattgtCATCTTAGATAGATTTGGATACAcgttcttcttttttttttaaattttatgtagcCACTTCAATTATGAATTTCTTTATatgtccttgttcatttaagttggccaattaaattattaagttatcttaagggtttttttttgtaattcattgtccatcttaaatgaatttggacattattacacacatttttctttctttcttaattttatgccaaaaaattatttatttacatttccttgttcatttaaattagcaaaattaaattaatgtctttttaatgattttttttgtgattcattgtcatCTTAGATAGATTTAGAAATTGATACAcgttcttctttcttttctaaattttatgtaaaaaaatatttatttacatttctttgtcaatttttgtgattcattgtccatcttagatatatttggacattaatacacattttttttttctaaattttaaactaaatttatgatataatctttaaaaaaaatttaatcaatgtaatccttataataaatatgaattatattgatagtttattatcatttgttatatattacaattttatatatcaaattttttaaatgagtattacattttattttatttatatatattttttactatatatatttatttgagtggtattatgttaaaattttatttctcttaaattattaatcaccaatattaatttataaatgattgattctgatataaaattaattatctataatatgtattctaaaaaaaacatagaaattaaataaaatccgcaatgtgtaaaaagttagcaaaaacaaaagtgatatttatcttaataacaagtttaatgattttattttaacattattatgataatgtattaaattaagagaattttatttaacgtttgtctatgtgtactctatttaagtaaattttagttttgattttagTAAAATTACtattctgttaattttatttttattgtttttttcattttgaattatatttgaatgaaaaatatttttgctgatttatcatttaagagAGTTGTATTATGTCGCGGATTGAAAAATGTCATctaaataagtgaatatatataatttattgtcatgatgtatttttatatattgtgttttgatatatttagattgataaatactTATAAACATGAT of the Primulina huaijiensis isolate GDHJ02 chromosome 1, ASM1229523v2, whole genome shotgun sequence genome contains:
- the LOC140975565 gene encoding 26S proteasome non-ATPase regulatory subunit 4 homolog — encoded protein: MVLEATMICIDNSEWMRNGDYSPNRFQAQADAVNLICGAKTQSNPENTVGILTMAGKGVRVLVTPTSDLGKILACMHGLEIGGEMNLTAGIQVAQLALKHRQNKKQQLRIIVFAGSPVKYDKKVLELIGRKLKKNSVSLDIINFGEEDGEKAEKLEALLSAVNNNDSSHIVHVPPGPSALSDVLISTPIFTGDGEGGSGFAAAAAAVAAGGVTGFDFGVDPNLDPELALALRVSMEEERARQEAAAKKAAEEAAKQDVGEQQPNSQDVTMAETVDAGTTVPENKTRDLMDDDNALLHQALEMSMDDSSSVVAVRDTDMSDASADDHDLQLALQLSVQDSTADQTNQTDVNKLLGDQSFMSSILASLPGVDPNDPHVKDLLASMQSQSEIKDEDKEPKEDEKK